In Aegilops tauschii subsp. strangulata cultivar AL8/78 chromosome 3, Aet v6.0, whole genome shotgun sequence, one genomic interval encodes:
- the LOC109746998 gene encoding protein RETICULATA-RELATED 4, chloroplastic → MDASPLLRWLLRFRGFRERLLADDLFLAKLAMEMGVGMIAKTAAEYEKRRENFVKEIDIVIADVVMAIVADFMLVYLPAPTVSLQPPLARNAGLITSFFHNCPDNAFQIALAGRSFSLLQRLGAIVKNGAKLFAVGTGASLVGTGVTNALIKARKAVDKDLDDEIDDIPVVSTSIAYGIYMAVSSNLRYQILSGVIEQRMLEPVLHKHKLLLSALCFAVRTGNTFLGSLLWVDYARMVGVQKAEEEI, encoded by the exons ATGGACGCCTCGCCGCTGCTCCGCTGGCTGCTGCGCTTCAGGGGGTTCAGGGAGCGCCTCCTCGCCGACGACCTCTTCCTCGCCAAGCTCGCCATGGAGATGGGCGTCGGCATGATCGCCAAG ACCGCTGCCGAGTACGAGAAGAGACGCGAGAACTTCGTCAAAGAGATTGACATCGTCATCGCTGATGTG GTCATGGCAATTGTTGCAGATTTCATGCTTGTATATCTTCCAGCACCAACTGTATCTCTGCAGCCACCACTTGCACGAAATGCTGGGCTTATCACTAGTTTTTTCCACAACTGCCCAGACAATGCTTTCCAA ATTGCTTTGGCTGGAAGATCATTCTCGCTTCTGCAGAGGCTAGGAGCTATTGTG AAAAATGGTGCAAAGCTTTTCGCAGTTGGAACTGGTGCTTCTCTG GTTGGTACTGGTGTCACGAATGCACTGATCAAAGCACGGAAGGCTGTTGACAAGGACCTTGACGACGAAATTGACGATATTCCAGTTGTGTCAACTAGTATTGCCTATGGTATATATATGGCAGTTTCTAGTAACCTCAG GTACCAGATTCTGTCTGGTGTAATCGAGCAGAGGATGCTGGAGCCCGTACTACATAAACACAAGCTGCTGCTGAGTGCCCTCTGCTTCGCTGTTCGGACAGGGAACACATTCTTGGGTTCTTTACT ATGGGTGGACTATGCCAGGATGGTAGGTGTTCAAAAGGCCGAAGAGGAGATCTGA